In the genome of Halalkalicoccus subterraneus, the window TCGCTGACCGCCGTCTTCGGGCTGTTCCTCCTGTATAAGGGGCTGGGGATCGACAGCTACCGCTCGACGCTGTCGGCGAACCTGCGCGGGGCGCTGTACTCGGGGCAGGTATCGGTCGTGACTTACGTCGTCGCCGTGGGACTGGCGCTGGTGGGCGTCTTCGTCGGCGTGCTCGGCGTCTCGGGGTTCGACTCGGGCGGGGGCGTTCTCGTCCCCGCGATGGGCTTCGCTTACGACAGCATTCCGTGGCTCGCGATGGCCGCGCTCACGGCGAGCACGGGCCGTCTGATCGACGAGGCGATCCGCGACGAGCCCGTCCCCACCTCGTCGCTGAACCTCCCGTTCGGGGTGATCGCGCTGGGACTCGTCGTCCGGGGGTTCTCGGCGTATTTCCTGCAGCGAAGCGCGGCGATGGCCCACTCGACGGTACCGTCGCTCGACGTCGGGACCGTCTCCGTCGAGGGGTTCACCCTCGCGCCGATCCAGCAGCTCGCCGCCTTCGTCGTCGCGGGCGTCGTCATCAGTCTCGTCGGGGTCCGGGCCTCGACGCGCTTTGCCGGCGCCCCCGAGGCCGAAGCGGACGCGGAGGCGACCGACTGAGCTTTACCGCTCAGGGCACAGTCCCTCCGTATGACGAACTGGATCGCGCTCTTCTCGGGCGGAAAGGACTCCTCGTGGGCGCTGTATCGTGCGCTCGAATCCGGGCTGGCGGTCTCGCGGCTGGTGACCGTCCACCCCGCCGCTGACTCGTACATGTACCACGTGCCCGCGACCGACCTCGCTGCCCTCGCGGCCGAGAGCATCGGTATCGAACTGCTCGAAGTCGACTCCGCGGTCGGGGCCGAGGCCGTCGCCGATTCGGGCGCGCAGGGCGACGCCGAACTCGAACCGCTCGAAGCCGCCCTTTCGGAACTCGACGAGTCGCTCGGGGTCGATGGGCTGATCGCCGGCGCGGTCGAAAGCGAGTTCCAGACCAGCCGGATCGCCGCGATGGCCGAGCGGCTGGGCGCCGAGACGTTCACGCCGCTGTGGGAGCGCGACCCCGTTTCGCTCGCGGAGGCGATGCTCGATGCGGGCTTCGAGATCCGGATCGTGCAGGTCGCCGCGGCCGGCCTCGACGAGTCGTGGCTCGGACGAACCCTCGATCGCGAGGCACTCGACGAACTGATCGCCCTCAACGAGCGCTACGGCGTCCACGTACTGGGAGAGGGCGGGGAGTTCGAGACGCTCGTCACCGACGGACCGCATATGGACCGCCCGATCGAGATCGAATACGAGACGGAATGGGGGGAGGGCCGCGGAACCCTGACGATCACCGACGCACGATTGGGGTGAGCTACGCGTCGGAGTCGTCGCCGTTGATCCTCGTGTGGGCGCCGATGAGCGCGCCCGCGAGGTTGATCCCCTCGACGTGGGTGCCCTCGTCGATGATCGTCCCCCGGAGCTCGCAGTCGGTGACGGTCACGTCGGGGAAGATCACCGAGCGCTCGGCGGTGACGCCGTCGAGGTGTGCGCCGGCCATGACGTGGACGTTCTCGCCGACCGTGCTGTTCTCGACGGTTGCGTCGGGGTGGATGTGGCTGTCGCCGTCGAGGAACCACTCGACGGCGTCGAGGTAGCTCTCGGGGGTGCCGATGTCGTACCACGCCTCGTCGAACGTGAAGGCATATACTTCGCCCCGCTCGACGAGCCACTGGATGAACCAGCCCGGCTCGTCGGGGTTGTTGTCGTCGGCCAGATACTCGTCCAGTCGGTCGAGGTCCTCGGCCGGAAAGCCGTAGCAGGCGATCGAGGCGAGCGTGCTCGCGGGCTCTTCGGGTTTCTCCTCGAAGCCGACGACCCGGTCGCCCTCCAGGTCGACGATCCCGTACTGGCTCGCCCGGTCGTAGGAACCGACGTCGTAGGCCGCGAGCACGGGCTCCCCTTTGGTCTCGAAGAAGTCGATGAACTCGCTGATGTCGAAGCTGATCAGGTTGTCGCCCGCGATGACGAGGGTGTCCTCGGAGAGGGTCTCGCGCTCGACGAGCTGGGCGAGCGCACCGACGACGCCGAACTTCTCGTCCTCCTCGCTGGTCTCCTCGACGGAGACGCGCGGTTTCTCGAAGCGACTCGCCTCGATGTGTGCTTCGAACTCCTCGGCGAAGCGCTCGTTGGTGCTGACGTAGACGTCCTCGATCCGGTCGTCGGCTTCGAGACCCGAAAAGACCTGGTCGATGACGGTCTCCTCGCCGACCGGCAGCACCATCTTCGGTCGATGTTTCGTGATCGGCCACAGCCGCGTCGCGTACCCGCCAGCCAGCACGATTGCGTCCATACTCGCGTATCGTCACCCGGTGGTAAGTCGTTTTTCCTGTCCGGCGCCGAGCCGGCCCGACAACGGTTTTGTTCCCCGGTCGCCTCGGAACCCGTATGCGCGAACCGACCGGTACGACCCGCGAACGCATCGCCGCCCGCCTCCGCGAGGGGCCCGCGACCCCCAGTGCGCTCGCCAGCGAGTTCGCGATCACGACCGGGAGCGCCCTCTCGCACCTCGAGCACGTCTCGCGTTCGGTCGACGGCGACGCTGGCGACGAACAGTTGTTGGTTTCCCCGCCGGAGTGTCGCGAGTGTGGGTTCTCGGGGTTCGACGACCCGCTGAACGTCCCCTCGCGGTGTCCCTCGTGTAAGACCGAATCGATCGAGGAGCCGGCGTTCGTTCTCGAATAGCGTCGCCGCGGCGCTCGAAGCCCGTGAAAACGCGTCCCTGTGGACTACCGGGACCGTGCGCGGTCGATCCAGCCCTGGAGGCGCTTTTCGGAGAGCCCGGTCGACTCGGAGAGTTCGCCGGCGTCGGCCGCCGCGAGGTCGGCGGGCGAATCGACACCGGAATCGGAGAGTTTCGTGGCGTACGAGGGGCCGATCCCCTTGATCTCCCGAAGGGTCCCCTCCGAAACCGACTCCGATGACGGCTCGCCGACCGGCCCGGACGCCGCTTCCGGGTCGCCCGTCTCGTCCCCGATGTCGGGCTCGGCGTTCCCATCCACATCCGGTTCGGGCTCGGACGTCGCGTCCGGTTCGGTCCCGATGTCGGGATCGGGTTCCTCCTCTCCGTTCGACTCCGACTCGGGTTCGACCATCTCCATCGGCTCTGATTCGGGTCCGGCCGGGTCGTCCTCGGTAGCCTCGGCGGACCCGTCGGTGCTCGGGCCGTCGACCTCGGGGTCGACCGAGGGCTCCGGATCTGCCCCCGAGTCGGGCTCGGCGGTCGGTTCGTCCTCGGCCACGGGATCGGGTTCGGCGGCCTCGGAGCCCGGAGCGGGCGTTTCTGGTTGGGCCCGCTCGTCGGCGGTGGCGTCCGATTCGGGGTCGCGCTCGACCGTGACACCGGCGGTGTCGGTGCCCTGCCGACCGCTGTTCGACTGCCCGCCGTCGAGCCCGAGCAACGATTTCAGCTTGTTCAGCAGTGCCATTGGAGGTGGTATACGCGCCGACCTACTTAAAAGCGCCCGACGAATCCGACAGTTCCCCCCGCAGTGACTCGTTCATGGCGTCGACCGGGGCCTCCTGTCCGGTCCACTGTTCGAGCGCCTCGACCCCCTGATAGAGCAACATCCACGCCCCGTCGATCGTCTCGGCACCGGCTTCGTTCGCCTCCCGAAGCAGGCGGGTTTCGAGCGGCTGGTAGACGATGTCCATCACCGTCAGGCGGCGATCGAGCAGGTCGGCGGCCACCGGCGAACGGTCTCCCTCCATCCCGACGCTCGTGGCGTTGACGAGCACCTCTGCGTTGGCGAGCAAGCTCTCGAGTTCGCCGAGGCTGTGGCCCGTCGCACCCGGTACGGCCTGTGCGAGCTCGGTCGCGTGCTCCTCGGTCCGGTTCGCGATCGTCACGGTCGCCCCGGCGTCGGCGAGCGCGAACGCGATCGCCCGCCCGGCCCCGCCGGCTCCGATCAGTACCGCTCGCGCGCCGTCGAGAGCCACGTCGTGGTGTTCGAGCGCCCGGCGGGCACCGACCGCGTCGGTGTTGTACCCGACCGGGGTGCGGTTCTCACCCTCGAACCCGATCGTGTTGACCGCCCCGATCCGGTCGGCCAGATCGTCGAGTTCGATCATCGTCACCACGTCCTGTTTGAACGGGATCGTCACGTTCAGTCCCTTGATTCCAAGCGCTCCGGCCCCCCTGATCGCGGCCTCGAGCGATTCGACCTCCGGTTCGAAGGTGACGTACCGGGCGTCGATCCCCAGCTCCCGGTAAGCCGCCTCGTGCATCGGTGGCGATAACGAGTGTCCCACCGGATTGCCAAGCAGCCCGTAGACGTCCATGCGTGGAGTATCCGACCGACGCGGCATAACACCCCGGGAACCCGTGATCGAGTGCCCGGGGGAGCGACGCGTTTATTCGCGAACGCCGCGAACGCCGCCCGTGATCGGAATCGTCGTCAGCCGTGCGGATTCGGCCTCCGAATCGATCGGCGAGCAGCTGCTCGAGCTCGCCGACTGGCGCGAACGCGAGGGCTCGGACCGACCCGATGGGGATGGAGGCGGGAGCTACTACACCCTCGAAACCGAGAGGGCGAGCTTCGAACTCCGCACGTTCGGGGAGTGGCACCTCGAACTGGACGGCGTCGCGGAGGCGTTTTCGGATCCCGACCTCGTCGTCTTCGCCTCCCGGCATTCGGGCGAGACGGGGCCGCTTCTCACGGCGCATTTCACCGGCAACTTCGGTCCGGCGGAGTTCGGCGGGCGTGCCGGCGAGCTCGCGGCGGCCGCGCCGGCGGCGCACAAGCGGCTGCTGGAGGGCTTTCGCGAGCACGCCCCCGACGGCTACGAGGTCGGCATGGAGTGTACCCACCACGGACCGACCTCAGTAGGAGCACCCTCGCTCTTTGCGGAGTTGGGAAGCGGCGAAGCGGAGTGGGAGGACGCCGCGGGTGCCCGCGCGGTCGGTCGGTCGATCCTCGATCTGGAGGGCGTTACCCACCAGGAAAGACAGGTCGTCGCCTTCGGCGGCGGCCACTACGTGCCCCGTCCCACGCGAATAGTGACGGAAACGCCGTGGGCGGTGGGACACATCGGTGCCGACTGGTGTCTCGAGGAGATGGGGCCGATCGACCCCGACGTGATCGACCGGGCCTTCGAGCGAAGCGGGGCCGAAATCGCGGTCATCGACGGCGAGCGCCCCGAACTCGAATCCGTCATCGAGGAGCTCGGCTACCGGGTGGTGAGCGAGACGTGGCTCCGGGAGGTCGATGGCCGGGACCTCGACCTCGTTGCCCGACTCGAATCCGAACTCGACTCCGTCGAGGCGGGGCTCCGATTCGGCGAGCACGGCGGACCGTTCGAGGTCCGCCCGCTGCCCGTCGAGCTGATCGGGACAGCCCGCGCGGTCGATCCCGATGCTGTCCGCGAGGCGGTCGAGCGCTACACTGTCGCCTTCGGGACTACGGAGGGCGGATCCGAGGTCGGCGAGCGCGCGGCTTTCGCGAGCGACGCCGATCGGGAGGCGCTCCTCGAGGATCTGGTCGGAGTTCTCGACCGGGAGTACGAGGTCGAGCGGCGGTCAGACGGGGTACTCGTCCGCGAGCGGGCGTTCGACCCGGAGAAGGCGGCGACCCTCGGCGTCCCCGAGGGGCCGAAGTTCGGGCGCCTCGCGTCGGGCGAGCCCGTCGAGGTCGACGGCCGGACCATCGATCCCGATGCGGTGACGTCCGAGGAGATTAGGACGTTGTCATATTCTCCCTGAACCGGTCGGACGCGTGTCGGACGGAAACGGGAACAATCATTACGATGGGTACATTACGAGCGCGCAAGACAATGGACTCGATCATTCAGGACGCCGTCGACAACGACGAGGCCGAGCAGGCGGCGCCGGGAGACGACACCGAGGACGCCGAGGACGACGGCGTCGCCCCCGAGGTCAGCGAGTCGGGGCAGATGACCGACGAGGAGCTTCGCAACGTACTGGAGGACCTCCAGACCAACATCACCGTCGTGGGCTGTGGCGGCGCCGGCGGGAACACCGTCAACCGGATGGAAGAGGAGGGGATCCACGGCGCGAAGCTCGTCGCCGCGAACACCGACGTCCAGCACCTCGTGGAGATCGAGGCCGACACCAAGATCCTGCTCGGCGAGCAGAAGACCCGCGGCCGGGGCGCGGGCTCGCTCCCGCAGGTCGGCGAGGAGGCAGCGCTGGAAAGCGAGGACGAGGTCAACGACGCGATCCAGGGCTCGGACATGGTGTTCGTCACCGCAGGGCTGGGCGGCGGGACCGGCACCGGGAGCGCGCCGGTCGTCGCAAAGGCCGCCCGCGAGTCGGGTGCGCTCACCATTGCCATCGTCACGACGCCCTTCACCGCCGAGGGCGAAGTCAGGAGAACGAACGCGGAGGCCGGGCTCGAACGCCTTCGGGACGTCGCCGACACCGTGATCGTCGTCCCGAACGACCGCCTGCTCGATGCCGTCGGCAAACTGCCCGTCCGGCAGGCGTTCAAAGTCGCCGACGAGGTGCTCATGCGCTCGGTGAAGGGGATCACCGAGCTGATCACCAAACCCGGGTTAGTGAACCTCGACTTCGCGGACGTTCGAACCGTTATGGAGAAGGGCGGCGTCGCCATGATCGGGCTCGGCGAAAGTGACTCCGAGTCGAAGGCCAAGGACTCGGTGAAGTCGGCGCTCCGATCGCCCCTGCTCGACGTCGACATCTCGGGGGCGAACTCCGCGCTGGTGAACGTCACCGGCGGCAACGACATGAGCATCGAGGAAGCCGAGGGCGTCGTCGAGGAGATCTACGAGCGCATCGACCCCGACGCCCGCATCATCTGGGGCACCTCCGTCGACGAGGAGCTCGAGGGTGCGATGCGGACGATGATCGTCGTCACTGGCGTCGACTCCCCGCAGATCTACGGTCGGGAGGAAGAGCAACAACAGGAACAGTCCGCCGGGCAGCTACAGGACATCGACTACGTCGAGTAAGTCAGTACTCGATCTCGATCGCGGGCATCTCCAAAAAGGCCGTCTCGTAGCCGTCGTGTCTCGCGATCTGGGGAACCGAATCGATTTCGATGCGAATCACGTTGCCTTCTTCGAGTGCCACCGGCGCGCCGTAGTGAAAGCCGAGCTCCGCATCGAGCGTCGCCGTCAGCGAGTCCTCGAAGACGGACTCTCCTTCCCGAGTCACCCGTGTGGAGAGGGCCATCAGCGGGAGCATGACGCGGTTGTGCGGCGTGCGCGGCGAGACGGCGAGATACGGGCCATCGAAGCGCTCCGCGTCGAGGGCGACGACGACGAACTCGGCGTCGCCGCTCCGTTCGGCTCCGATCAGCTCTCCCGGCAGCTCCTCGGCCGGCGGCACGGTCGACTGGGGCATGTGGTGGGTCCCGTGGTCGCCGCCCGCGTGCGCCATCTCCTCGTGGTCCATCAGGTCGAGTTCGCCGCGCTGGCCCCGCCTGCTCTCGTCGATCAGCTCGAACCCGAGGTCGTAGACGACGTCGGTGTCGAACTCGAAGTCGAACTCGGCGGTGCGGGGCTCTTCGAGGGCCCCGCCGAGCTCGCCGACGCCCCGCGCGTCCGCCGGGTTGATGCGGAGGGTCGCGGTGTACTCGCCCTCCTCCTCGATCGCGAGGTTGTCCCCGTAATGAAACCCCATGCGCTGGGAGAGCATCGCCCAGAGCTGGCCGGCGTAGGGCGTTCCGTCCCCGCCCTCGACGGTCATGCGGACGTCCGCCGGGACGACGACACCCGATTCGGTCTCCCAGACGCTCGCCATCAGGTGCAGCGCGTCGTCGTCGGTGATCTCGACCCTGTTGGTCTCCGTGCCGGTGATCGTCCAGAAGCGGTGTGGGTAGGTATACGAGAGCGAAACGGTGTACTCGCCGGCCTCCACGAACCCGTAGGTCCCCATTTCCTCGACGGAGGCGGGGACGTAGGCGGCGTCGGGGCGGTCCTCGACGATCGGGGGGTCGCGCCAGGCCGACTGGGTCTCGAAGACGCCGGTACAGCCCGCCAGCCCAGACGTTCCGAGGAGGGCGCCGGCTCGCAGGAAACCGCGGCGGTTCATATCGCCCCTCGGGTCCTCGCCGTCTTACGGGTTGCGTTAACTGACGAACGCCGGCTCGGCGGTCGGCAGCGAGATCAACCAGAGGCTGACCATCGTATAGCAGATCATCACGATCACGAAGGGATACTGGCTGCGGATCGCCTGTAGCCGGCTCGGAAAGACGGAAAACGAGGCGGCGTGGGCGGCCCAGATCGCGAGCAAGTGTCCGAGGAGAACGAACACGATATCGAGCACGCCGAACCACCCCGGTAATACGAGCGTCAGTGGCGGTAGCGGCGGCGAGAAGGGGCTCTGAAGGGTAAACAGGAGCGACGGGGACAGCGAGACGAAGAAGGTGAAGTAGTGTGCGAGGTGGTAGCCCGCGGCGATCCCGATGAGTGGCGGCGCAAATCGGACCGCGAGCGATTCGGCGGTGACGTACGTTTCGGCGAGGCGTTTCGCATAGCGGGTCGCGAGCCAGTAGCTCCACAGGAAGAGGCCGTAGCCCGCGAGCAGGAGGATCCCGTAGGTCAGAAGCGGCGGGACCCCGAGTCCGACGAGGAACTCGACGGTCGCGATCCCCGGCGGGACGACGACGAAGGCGCTGTAGGTGAGTTCCCAGACCAGCAGGATCACGAACGCGACCCCACTGGGGCTGTCCACGACGCCGGATTCGCGGAGCTTCGCGCCCGGAAGGACGAGTTCGATTCCCGCAGCGGTGCGCTGGATCGGCGCGACCGCCCCGTAGTACCGAAAGAGCACCGCAAGGGGGTCGCCGTGGCGAAACCAGCTCGACGGGGAAAAGACGACCGCGCCCGCGAGCGTGTAGGCGCTGTAACAGAGCACCGCGACCGCCAGCGTTTCGGGGACGGTGTTGATCGGGAAGGCGATCTCGACCCACAGGATCCCGAGGAGGCCGCCGACGGCGGGCCAGACTCCCCAGCGCTCGGGGAAATCGACGAAGCCGTTCGGGAGCGCCCGCGAAAGGGCTCGCCACGGGT includes:
- a CDS encoding iron transporter, whose translation is MNRRGFLRAGALLGTSGLAGCTGVFETQSAWRDPPIVEDRPDAAYVPASVEEMGTYGFVEAGEYTVSLSYTYPHRFWTITGTETNRVEITDDDALHLMASVWETESGVVVPADVRMTVEGGDGTPYAGQLWAMLSQRMGFHYGDNLAIEEEGEYTATLRINPADARGVGELGGALEEPRTAEFDFEFDTDVVYDLGFELIDESRRGQRGELDLMDHEEMAHAGGDHGTHHMPQSTVPPAEELPGELIGAERSGDAEFVVVALDAERFDGPYLAVSPRTPHNRVMLPLMALSTRVTREGESVFEDSLTATLDAELGFHYGAPVALEEGNVIRIEIDSVPQIARHDGYETAFLEMPAIEIEY
- a CDS encoding sugar phosphate nucleotidyltransferase, which translates into the protein MDAIVLAGGYATRLWPITKHRPKMVLPVGEETVIDQVFSGLEADDRIEDVYVSTNERFAEEFEAHIEASRFEKPRVSVEETSEEDEKFGVVGALAQLVERETLSEDTLVIAGDNLISFDISEFIDFFETKGEPVLAAYDVGSYDRASQYGIVDLEGDRVVGFEEKPEEPASTLASIACYGFPAEDLDRLDEYLADDNNPDEPGWFIQWLVERGEVYAFTFDEAWYDIGTPESYLDAVEWFLDGDSHIHPDATVENSTVGENVHVMAGAHLDGVTAERSVIFPDVTVTDCELRGTIIDEGTHVEGINLAGALIGAHTRINGDDSDA
- a CDS encoding helix-hairpin-helix domain-containing protein, with translation MALLNKLKSLLGLDGGQSNSGRQGTDTAGVTVERDPESDATADERAQPETPAPGSEAAEPDPVAEDEPTAEPDSGADPEPSVDPEVDGPSTDGSAEATEDDPAGPESEPMEMVEPESESNGEEEPDPDIGTEPDATSEPEPDVDGNAEPDIGDETGDPEAASGPVGEPSSESVSEGTLREIKGIGPSYATKLSDSGVDSPADLAAADAGELSESTGLSEKRLQGWIDRARSR
- the ftsZ gene encoding cell division protein FtsZ — protein: MDSIIQDAVDNDEAEQAAPGDDTEDAEDDGVAPEVSESGQMTDEELRNVLEDLQTNITVVGCGGAGGNTVNRMEEEGIHGAKLVAANTDVQHLVEIEADTKILLGEQKTRGRGAGSLPQVGEEAALESEDEVNDAIQGSDMVFVTAGLGGGTGTGSAPVVAKAARESGALTIAIVTTPFTAEGEVRRTNAEAGLERLRDVADTVIVVPNDRLLDAVGKLPVRQAFKVADEVLMRSVKGITELITKPGLVNLDFADVRTVMEKGGVAMIGLGESDSESKAKDSVKSALRSPLLDVDISGANSALVNVTGGNDMSIEEAEGVVEEIYERIDPDARIIWGTSVDEELEGAMRTMIVVTGVDSPQIYGREEEQQQEQSAGQLQDIDYVE
- a CDS encoding diphthine--ammonia ligase, translating into MTNWIALFSGGKDSSWALYRALESGLAVSRLVTVHPAADSYMYHVPATDLAALAAESIGIELLEVDSAVGAEAVADSGAQGDAELEPLEAALSELDESLGVDGLIAGAVESEFQTSRIAAMAERLGAETFTPLWERDPVSLAEAMLDAGFEIRIVQVAAAGLDESWLGRTLDREALDELIALNERYGVHVLGEGGEFETLVTDGPHMDRPIEIEYETEWGEGRGTLTITDARLG
- a CDS encoding DUF373 family protein; this translates as MSTLVVCLDRSGAIAEAAGVSPPVVGWEAVRSLVIDVGLADPEDSRVNCLLETLRVARELRDGNEAVTVAVVTGGADAVGAGRSIAAQIEALRAAHAVDTAIIVTDSAEDERFVPVIESRLSVDSVDRVVVRQARDIESTYYLLKQFLGDEELRQITLVPLGLALIVFPVLLASMGPVVAVASLTAVFGLFLLYKGLGIDSYRSTLSANLRGALYSGQVSVVTYVVAVGLALVGVFVGVLGVSGFDSGGGVLVPAMGFAYDSIPWLAMAALTASTGRLIDEAIRDEPVPTSSLNLPFGVIALGLVVRGFSAYFLQRSAAMAHSTVPSLDVGTVSVEGFTLAPIQQLAAFVVAGVVISLVGVRASTRFAGAPEAEADAEATD
- a CDS encoding shikimate dehydrogenase is translated as MDVYGLLGNPVGHSLSPPMHEAAYRELGIDARYVTFEPEVESLEAAIRGAGALGIKGLNVTIPFKQDVVTMIELDDLADRIGAVNTIGFEGENRTPVGYNTDAVGARRALEHHDVALDGARAVLIGAGGAGRAIAFALADAGATVTIANRTEEHATELAQAVPGATGHSLGELESLLANAEVLVNATSVGMEGDRSPVAADLLDRRLTVMDIVYQPLETRLLREANEAGAETIDGAWMLLYQGVEALEQWTGQEAPVDAMNESLRGELSDSSGAFK
- a CDS encoding D-aminoacyl-tRNA deacylase encodes the protein MIGIVVSRADSASESIGEQLLELADWREREGSDRPDGDGGGSYYTLETERASFELRTFGEWHLELDGVAEAFSDPDLVVFASRHSGETGPLLTAHFTGNFGPAEFGGRAGELAAAAPAAHKRLLEGFREHAPDGYEVGMECTHHGPTSVGAPSLFAELGSGEAEWEDAAGARAVGRSILDLEGVTHQERQVVAFGGGHYVPRPTRIVTETPWAVGHIGADWCLEEMGPIDPDVIDRAFERSGAEIAVIDGERPELESVIEELGYRVVSETWLREVDGRDLDLVARLESELDSVEAGLRFGEHGGPFEVRPLPVELIGTARAVDPDAVREAVERYTVAFGTTEGGSEVGERAAFASDADREALLEDLVGVLDREYEVERRSDGVLVRERAFDPEKAATLGVPEGPKFGRLASGEPVEVDGRTIDPDAVTSEEIRTLSYSP
- a CDS encoding transcriptional regulator; translation: MREPTGTTRERIAARLREGPATPSALASEFAITTGSALSHLEHVSRSVDGDAGDEQLLVSPPECRECGFSGFDDPLNVPSRCPSCKTESIEEPAFVLE